CTCTCTCCTGAAAATCTACCGGGCATCTGCCACTAAAATCAATGACCTGCAACACACCAAACTGGATGTACGCTTCGATTATGCAAAGAAATACCTCTATGGTAAAGCATGGATCACGCTGAAACCGCATTTCTATAATACCGATTCCCTCACACTCGACGCCAAAGGAATGGATATCAATGCGGTGGAAATGGTCCAGAACGGGAAAAATGTCCCGTTGAAATACACATATGACAAAAACCAACTATTCATTCATCTTCCTAAAATATATACGCCAGAAGAGAAATATACGGTTTACATCGACTATACCGCCAAACCTGATGAGCTGAAAGTAAAAGGCAGTGCTGCCATCTCTGATGCCAAAGGCCTGTATTTCATCAATCCTGACGGAAAAGATCCTAATAAACCAATCCAGATATGGACACAGGGAGAAACAGAAAGTTCTTCTGCCTGGTTCCCTACCATCGATAAAACTAACCAGAAAACCACCGAAGAAATCAGCATGACGGTGGAAAATAAATATGTAACCCTTTCCAATGGTAAACTGGTCAGCCAGAAGAAAAATGCTGACGGCACCCGGACAGATACCTGGAAAATGGACCTCCCACATGCTCCTTACCTCTTTATGATGGCCGTTGGTGACTATGCCATCGTAAAAGACAGCTGGAAAGGAAAAGAAGTGAATTACTATGTGGAAAAGCCTTTTGAGAAGTATGCGAAGAACATTTTCGGCAATACCCCTGAAATGATGACCTTCTACAGTAATATCCTGGGCTATGAATATCCATGGGTGAAATATTCCCAGATCGTAGGCCGTGACTACGTTTCCGGTGCCATGGAAAATACGACCGCTACCCTCCATGGTGAATTCATGCAGAAAACCGACAGAGAGCTGCTCGACAACAACAATTACAACGAAACTGTGATTGCGCATGAGCTGTTCCACCACTGGTTTGGTGACCTGGTTACTGCAGAATCATGGAGCAACCTGACTGTTAACGAGTCTTTCGCAGATTACAGCGAATACCTATGGCTGGAACACAAGTACGGCAAAGACGCTGCTGACGAGCATATCCTGGATAATGCCAACCAATACATGCAAATGGTGCAGTATTCCGGCGATGCTGACCTGGTAAGGTTCCATTATAAAGACAAAGAAGATATGTTTGATCAGATCACCTATCAGAAAGGAGGCTGCATCCTGCATATGCTGCGCAACGCTGTTGGTGATTCTGCTTTCTTTAAGTCGCTGAACCTCTACCTGAAAACAAATGCCTTTAAATCTGCCGAAGCACACAACCTGCGCCTGGCCTTTGAAGAGGTTACCGGCAGGGATATGAACTGGTTCTTCAACCAGTGGTATTTCGGAAAAGGCTCTCCAGAACTGGATATCAGCTATAAATATGCACCTGGTAAAGTGACAGTACTGATTAATCAGCTGCAAAAAGCAGATAAAGTATGGGAACTGCCGATGGCCATCGATGTGTACGCCGGCGGAAGCAAAACAAGGTATAATGTGACCCTGAAAAACCGTGCAGACTCCTTTACCTTCAATGTTGCCGCTAAGCCAGACCTGGTAAACGTGGATGCCGATAAGGTAATCCTCGGAAAACGCGATGATCATCGTGATTTCAGCACCTATGTTTTCCAATATTTCAATGCGCCTAACTACCTCGATCGCCGCCTGGCTATTGAAGAAGCACTGGACCAACAGGACAAGCCAGATGCCATTAAAGTATTAAAGGCAGCGTTGAAAGATAAATACTTTGGTCTGAGAGCACTGACAGCCGAAGGCCTCAAGCTCGATGTGGATGCTGTTAAATCCGCTACTCTTCCTGCTTTGACAGAGATGGCGAAAAATGATCCCAGCTCCATTGCCAAAGCGGCAGCTATCAGAGCACTGGGCGGCCTGAAAGACAAGACATATATACCTTTGTTTGAGGCAGCAACGAAAGACAGGTCTTATGGCGTAGAAGGCGCTGCACTGGAAGCTTTGAGTCAGCTGGACCTGGATAAGGCCTACAGCATTGCCAAAGACCTGCAGGCCGATTCTAAAGGCAAGCTGGTAAATGCTATCACTTTGGTGTATGCCAAGAAAGGCAGCAATGCGGATCTGGGGTATGTAGCGAAGAAGTTTGAAGAAACCGGCGGACAAGATAAGCTGAATGCCGCTTTTGACTACCTGGGCTTCTTATCTAAAATCAATGATACGGAAGCTGTTATCAAGGGAGTTGATCAGGTACAGGCAATGTGCGAGCAATTTAAAAATCCGACCGTAAATAAGTATATCGCTAACTTCCTGGAGAATATTTCTGATGTTAAGAAAGATAACGCCGGAAAAGCGACTGGTGCCGACCGTGATGCATTATTCAAGCAGGCGGCCTATATGCAGCAAAAAGCGAAAGAGATTCAAACTAAATAATTCGGGTTCACCTTTATCAAGGTTTTACCATTTACAATACAGGAGGGTTGGCTATTGCCAATCCTCTTTTTTTATGTAGATAATTATATTGATTATTAATATATTATGTAGATTTTCCCTTAGGAAGATGCCTGCCTGATTTTTTACATGGAGACGAGACGTTGCAGCTTTTTATTCCAGCGCCAGCGGCTTGTTTTGAGTCTGACCCCGCCCAGCCATCGGTGTTCCATGGGGGCATAATCCATATAATTTTCTTCATTCGCCAGTATTTCCGATCCCAGGGAAGTGATACGAAGCATTTGATCATCCTGTTCCAGTACGCCGGCTTTAATCATTCTGTTGGTCATGACATCCAGCTGGAAGTCGCCGAAGCCATAAACAGGTAGTGAGTCCCAGAAGAGTTTATAAAGATCATACCAGCGGTAATCGCCCATTTGGAGGCGTTGCAGGAAGAATTCCTGTATGGAGCTGAGTCCGTTTTCGGTATTGGGAAACCGGGAAAGGTGTGCCGTGATGGCGGTGGCCATGTGTTTAAAATGGCCGTTGTTCATATGTGAGAAGAGTTCCAGGGCCTGTGGTGTATCCAGACAGAGGGCATCCCATATATCGTCTGCTATTTCGAGATCAGTTTCAGTAAGGGTAGTGCGCGTTTCGAAAAGGGTAGCATAATTTTCGGGAGTGGGGTGTCTGGGGAGATCCACCAGGGTGATCAGCGGCAAGGCTTTGAAGCGTTGCCGGATGAGGTGGATCATGAATAGCAGGTTGAACTGGCAGAAGAGGTCATTATCGAACCAGAGGATGATTTCCTGTAAGGAACCGGAGGGTTTTATTTTCTCCAGTTCCTGTACAACCTGTGTATAATATGATTGTTTGTCAATACCATAATGGAATTCGAGGTGTTTGGCCCTGCTTTCGAAGAATACGTCTGGGTCTTTGGTATTTTTGACTTTTCCTTCGCAGAGGACTTCCCTGCATACTACGATATCACCGGGCAGGCTGCTTTGGTTAAAGGCAGTCAGGACAGCATCTCCATTCAAAACATGCAGGTATGACATAACAATATTTTTTTGCGTTAATTACCAGCTGCCGCTGGCGCCGCCGCCGCCTCCGGAACCTCCGCCGAAGCCACCGAAGCCGCCACCACCGGAACCACCGCCTCCGGACCAACCGCCGCCACCGCCGCCGAATCCACCCATTCCGCCTAATACTGGCCAGATCCAACCGCCTCTGCGGTTATAGGTAGTTCCGCGACCACCGCCGCCGCCACCGCCACCACCTCCTCTTCCGATGAGGGAGATCACGATTACGATCAGCATGATCAGGAGGAATAATGCACCAGGGCTAATACCGGGTTTACTCTGACGGGGATCTGCTTTGTATTCCCCTTTCATTGCTTTGATGATATCATTGGTAGCATCATCAAGGCCCTGGTAGTAGTGGCCTTCTCTGAAGGCCGGCTGTATTGAATTCGAAATGATCTGATTCGCCAGTGCGTCGGGGAGTGCGCCTTCTGCGCCGGAACCC
This window of the Chitinophaga sp. Cy-1792 genome carries:
- a CDS encoding DUF1835 domain-containing protein, with product MSYLHVLNGDAVLTAFNQSSLPGDIVVCREVLCEGKVKNTKDPDVFFESRAKHLEFHYGIDKQSYYTQVVQELEKIKPSGSLQEIILWFDNDLFCQFNLLFMIHLIRQRFKALPLITLVDLPRHPTPENYATLFETRTTLTETDLEIADDIWDALCLDTPQALELFSHMNNGHFKHMATAITAHLSRFPNTENGLSSIQEFFLQRLQMGDYRWYDLYKLFWDSLPVYGFGDFQLDVMTNRMIKAGVLEQDDQMLRITSLGSEILANEENYMDYAPMEHRWLGGVRLKTSRWRWNKKLQRLVSM
- a CDS encoding M1 family aminopeptidase is translated as MNQHLKLSLFGLLLGGAALLGPGHNTYAQSAKVNPEDSLLKIYRASATKINDLQHTKLDVRFDYAKKYLYGKAWITLKPHFYNTDSLTLDAKGMDINAVEMVQNGKNVPLKYTYDKNQLFIHLPKIYTPEEKYTVYIDYTAKPDELKVKGSAAISDAKGLYFINPDGKDPNKPIQIWTQGETESSSAWFPTIDKTNQKTTEEISMTVENKYVTLSNGKLVSQKKNADGTRTDTWKMDLPHAPYLFMMAVGDYAIVKDSWKGKEVNYYVEKPFEKYAKNIFGNTPEMMTFYSNILGYEYPWVKYSQIVGRDYVSGAMENTTATLHGEFMQKTDRELLDNNNYNETVIAHELFHHWFGDLVTAESWSNLTVNESFADYSEYLWLEHKYGKDAADEHILDNANQYMQMVQYSGDADLVRFHYKDKEDMFDQITYQKGGCILHMLRNAVGDSAFFKSLNLYLKTNAFKSAEAHNLRLAFEEVTGRDMNWFFNQWYFGKGSPELDISYKYAPGKVTVLINQLQKADKVWELPMAIDVYAGGSKTRYNVTLKNRADSFTFNVAAKPDLVNVDADKVILGKRDDHRDFSTYVFQYFNAPNYLDRRLAIEEALDQQDKPDAIKVLKAALKDKYFGLRALTAEGLKLDVDAVKSATLPALTEMAKNDPSSIAKAAAIRALGGLKDKTYIPLFEAATKDRSYGVEGAALEALSQLDLDKAYSIAKDLQADSKGKLVNAITLVYAKKGSNADLGYVAKKFEETGGQDKLNAAFDYLGFLSKINDTEAVIKGVDQVQAMCEQFKNPTVNKYIANFLENISDVKKDNAGKATGADRDALFKQAAYMQQKAKEIQTK
- a CDS encoding YgcG family protein, encoding MRILRWFLPVVLLFSGLLAHAQNIPPRPNPPTLVNDYAGVLLRDEDEALERKLVAYYDSTSTQVAVVILKSVGDYDISQVSLKILRDWGIGTKGKNNGVLILVAVDDRKIRIETGSGAEGALPDALANQIISNSIQPAFREGHYYQGLDDATNDIIKAMKGEYKADPRQSKPGISPGALFLLIMLIVIVISLIGRGGGGGGGGGGRGTTYNRRGGWIWPVLGGMGGFGGGGGGWSGGGGSGGGGFGGFGGGSGGGGGASGSW